In one Mycobacterium heckeshornense genomic region, the following are encoded:
- a CDS encoding 4a-hydroxytetrahydrobiopterin dehydratase encodes MAVLTDEQVDAALPDLDGWERADGVLRRSVKFPSFMAGIDAVRRVAEHAEAKNHHPDIDIRWRTVTFMLVTHAEGGITQNDIAMARDINAIVGKPG; translated from the coding sequence ATGGCTGTGTTAACCGATGAGCAAGTCGACGCCGCATTGCCAGATCTCGACGGCTGGGAGCGAGCCGATGGTGTGCTGCGCCGATCGGTCAAGTTTCCCTCGTTTATGGCCGGCATCGACGCGGTGCGCCGGGTGGCCGAACACGCGGAAGCTAAAAATCACCATCCGGACATTGACATTCGTTGGCGGACAGTCACTTTCATGCTGGTCACCCATGCCGAGGGCGGCATCACCCAAAACGACATAGCAATGGCGCGAGACATCAACGCGATCGTCGGCAAGCCGGGTTGA
- a CDS encoding GntR family transcriptional regulator, with translation MELGKSVRLDAKAGKPLFDQLRTQLIDEIRAGRLAPGTRLPTVRELAGQLHLAVNTVARAYRELEGAGIVETRGRFGTFVARADPADAAMAAAARTYLDTARRLGLGKDDAIRYLDAAPTD, from the coding sequence GTGGAGCTGGGGAAATCGGTCCGACTCGACGCGAAGGCAGGTAAACCGCTGTTCGACCAGCTCAGAACCCAGCTTATCGACGAAATCCGAGCCGGTAGGTTGGCGCCGGGAACCCGGTTGCCCACGGTCCGGGAATTGGCGGGTCAGCTACACTTGGCGGTCAACACGGTGGCCCGCGCGTACCGCGAGTTGGAAGGGGCCGGAATCGTCGAAACCCGCGGACGTTTCGGCACTTTCGTTGCCAGGGCTGATCCAGCCGACGCCGCGATGGCGGCCGCGGCGAGGACTTACCTCGACACGGCCCGCCGGCTGGGCCTCGGCAAAGATGACGCGATCCGTTATCTGGATGCGGCTCCCACCGACTGA
- a CDS encoding nitrate reductase subunit alpha, with translation MTVAPHIGGALEELLERSGRFFTPGEVSRDLRTVTRRGGREGDVFYRDRWSHDKVVRSTHGVNCTGSCSWKIYVKDGIITWETQQTDYPSVGPDRPEYEPRGCPRGASFSWYSYSPTRVRYPYARGVLVQMFREAKARLGDPVLAWADIQADPQRRRRYQQARGKGGLVRVSWAEATEMIAAAHVHTIKTYGPDRVAGFSPIPAMSMVSHAAGSRFIELIGGVMTSFYDWYADLPVASPQVFGDQTDVPESGDWWDAAYLIMWGSNVPITRTPDAHWMAEARYRGTKVVSVSPDYADNTKFADEWMPCAAGTDAALAMAMGHVILSECYVRKQVPFFADYARRYTDLPFLIKLEKRGDALVPGKNLTAADIGQAVENAAFKPAVFDEATNSVVVPHGSIGFRYGEDGLGKWNLDLGGVTPALSVECAHAANGERASALVQLPSFDTIDGHGETVARGVPVHRVGNHLVCTVFDLMLAHYGVARAGLPGQWPTGYDDPTQGYTPAWQEPITGVSAAQAIRVAREFARSAEESGGRSMIIMGGGICHWFHGDAIYRAVLALLMLTGSMGRNGGGWAHYVGQEKVRPLTGWQTMAMATDWSRPPRQVPGASYWYAHTDQWRYDAYGADKLASPVGRGRFVGKHTMDLLASATAMGWSPFYPQFDRSSLDVADEAVAAGRDVGEYVAEQLAQRTLKLAITDPDDPANWPRVLTVWRANLIGSSGKGGEYFLRHLLGTDSNVLAEPPQDGVRPADVAWDKVIPEGKLDLMMSIDFRMTSTTLVSDIVLPAATWYEKADLSSTDMHPYVHAFSPATDPPWETRSDFEAFGAIARAFSAMAKNHLGTRNDVVLTALLHDTPDALAYPDGHERVWLHSGEVPVPGKTMGKLAVVERDYGAIYDKWVTLGPLVEKFGLTVKGFTVHPLQEVEQLAAKFGVMNSGAGQGRPAITTANRMADVILLLSGTSNGRLAVEGFRELEKRTGQRLAHLAEGNEEKRITYADAQARPVPVVTSPEWSGSETGGRRYAPFTINIEHLKPFHTLTGRMHFYLAHDWIEELGEHLPVYRPPLDMARLFDAPELGPTGDGIGLTVRYLTPHSKWSFHSTYQDNLYMLSLSRGGPTMWMSPGDAAKINVRDNDWVEAVNANGIYVCRAIVSHRMPDGVVFVYHVQERTVDTPRTETTGKRGGNHNALTRVRIKPSHLAGGYGQHAFAFNYLGPTGNQRDEVTIVRRRSQEVAY, from the coding sequence GTGACTGTGGCGCCGCACATCGGCGGGGCACTCGAAGAGTTGTTGGAGCGCAGCGGGCGCTTCTTTACACCCGGTGAGGTTTCCCGAGATCTGCGCACGGTCACCCGCCGCGGCGGTCGCGAGGGCGATGTGTTCTACCGGGACCGGTGGAGCCACGACAAGGTCGTCCGCTCCACCCACGGGGTGAACTGCACCGGGTCGTGCTCGTGGAAGATCTACGTCAAGGACGGGATCATCACCTGGGAGACCCAGCAAACCGATTATCCGTCGGTGGGCCCCGACCGGCCGGAGTACGAGCCGCGCGGCTGTCCCCGGGGCGCGTCGTTCTCCTGGTACAGCTACTCGCCGACCCGGGTCCGCTACCCGTACGCGCGCGGAGTGCTGGTGCAGATGTTCCGGGAAGCCAAGGCCCGCCTCGGCGACCCGGTGCTGGCTTGGGCCGACATCCAGGCCGACCCGCAGCGGCGCCGTCGCTACCAGCAAGCTCGCGGCAAGGGCGGGCTGGTCCGGGTGAGCTGGGCCGAGGCCACCGAGATGATCGCCGCCGCGCACGTGCACACGATCAAGACTTACGGACCGGACCGGGTCGCCGGCTTCTCGCCGATCCCGGCGATGTCGATGGTCAGCCATGCCGCTGGCTCGCGGTTCATCGAGCTGATCGGTGGCGTGATGACGTCGTTTTATGACTGGTATGCCGACCTGCCGGTCGCCTCGCCGCAGGTCTTCGGTGACCAGACCGACGTTCCGGAGTCCGGAGACTGGTGGGACGCGGCGTATTTGATCATGTGGGGCTCTAATGTTCCGATCACCCGTACCCCCGACGCACACTGGATGGCTGAGGCTCGCTACCGCGGCACCAAGGTCGTAAGTGTCAGCCCGGACTATGCCGACAACACCAAGTTCGCCGACGAGTGGATGCCGTGCGCGGCCGGCACGGACGCTGCGCTGGCCATGGCGATGGGCCACGTAATCCTGTCGGAATGCTATGTGCGCAAACAGGTTCCGTTTTTCGCTGACTACGCGCGCCGCTACACCGACCTGCCGTTTCTGATCAAGTTGGAAAAGCGCGGCGACGCGCTGGTTCCGGGGAAAAACCTCACCGCTGCCGACATCGGTCAAGCGGTGGAGAATGCGGCCTTCAAACCCGCGGTGTTCGACGAGGCCACCAACTCGGTTGTGGTGCCGCACGGGTCAATCGGGTTCCGGTACGGCGAGGATGGCCTCGGGAAGTGGAATCTGGACCTCGGTGGTGTGACACCGGCGCTAAGCGTGGAATGTGCACACGCGGCCAACGGTGAGCGCGCCAGCGCGCTAGTGCAGCTTCCCAGCTTCGACACCATCGACGGACACGGCGAAACCGTTGCGCGCGGAGTTCCGGTGCACCGCGTCGGCAACCACCTGGTGTGCACGGTGTTCGACCTGATGCTCGCCCACTACGGAGTCGCGCGTGCGGGGTTGCCCGGGCAGTGGCCCACCGGATACGACGACCCAACCCAGGGGTATACGCCCGCCTGGCAGGAGCCGATCACCGGAGTGTCGGCCGCACAGGCCATCCGCGTGGCCCGGGAATTCGCCCGCAGCGCTGAGGAATCCGGCGGACGATCGATGATCATCATGGGCGGTGGCATCTGTCACTGGTTCCACGGCGACGCCATCTACCGCGCGGTGCTGGCACTGCTGATGTTGACCGGATCGATGGGCCGAAACGGCGGCGGGTGGGCCCACTACGTCGGGCAGGAGAAGGTGCGGCCGCTGACCGGGTGGCAGACGATGGCGATGGCGACCGATTGGTCGCGTCCGCCCCGGCAGGTGCCCGGCGCCTCGTACTGGTATGCCCACACCGACCAATGGCGCTACGACGCATACGGGGCCGACAAGCTGGCCAGCCCGGTCGGACGCGGCCGGTTCGTCGGCAAGCACACCATGGATCTGCTGGCGTCCGCCACGGCGATGGGATGGAGTCCCTTCTACCCGCAGTTCGACCGGTCCAGTCTGGACGTGGCCGACGAAGCCGTGGCGGCCGGACGTGATGTCGGCGAGTACGTGGCCGAGCAACTCGCGCAGCGCACGCTGAAGCTCGCGATCACCGATCCCGATGATCCGGCCAACTGGCCGCGGGTGCTCACCGTGTGGCGGGCTAACCTGATCGGCTCGTCAGGCAAGGGTGGTGAGTACTTCCTGCGGCATCTGCTGGGAACGGACTCCAACGTGCTTGCCGAACCGCCGCAGGACGGGGTTCGGCCTGCAGATGTTGCCTGGGACAAAGTGATTCCGGAAGGCAAGCTCGATCTGATGATGTCCATCGACTTCCGGATGACCTCGACGACGCTGGTGTCTGACATCGTCTTGCCAGCGGCGACCTGGTACGAGAAAGCTGATCTGTCCAGCACCGATATGCACCCGTATGTGCACGCGTTCAGCCCCGCCACCGACCCGCCGTGGGAAACCCGTTCGGACTTCGAAGCTTTCGGCGCGATCGCCAGAGCCTTCAGTGCGATGGCCAAGAACCATCTGGGTACCCGCAACGATGTAGTGCTCACCGCGCTGCTGCACGACACCCCGGATGCGCTGGCCTATCCCGATGGCCACGAACGTGTTTGGCTGCACAGCGGTGAGGTGCCGGTGCCGGGCAAGACCATGGGCAAGCTGGCCGTGGTCGAGCGGGACTACGGCGCAATCTACGACAAATGGGTGACGCTGGGTCCGCTGGTGGAGAAATTCGGGCTGACCGTCAAGGGCTTCACCGTGCATCCGCTCCAAGAGGTCGAGCAACTTGCCGCCAAGTTCGGTGTGATGAATTCCGGTGCGGGCCAAGGACGTCCGGCCATCACCACGGCCAACCGGATGGCCGATGTGATACTGCTACTGTCCGGGACATCGAATGGCCGGTTAGCCGTCGAAGGATTTCGCGAGCTGGAAAAGCGCACCGGCCAGAGGCTGGCCCACCTGGCCGAGGGCAACGAGGAAAAGCGGATCACCTATGCCGACGCCCAGGCCCGGCCGGTTCCGGTGGTTACCAGCCCGGAATGGTCGGGCAGCGAGACCGGCGGGCGCCGCTACGCGCCCTTCACGATCAACATCGAACACCTCAAGCCTTTCCACACGCTCACCGGGCGGATGCACTTCTACCTCGCCCACGACTGGATCGAGGAACTCGGCGAGCACCTGCCGGTCTACCGGCCGCCGCTGGACATGGCCCGGCTGTTCGATGCTCCCGAGCTCGGCCCCACCGGCGACGGAATCGGGCTTACCGTGCGGTACCTGACACCGCATTCCAAATGGTCGTTCCATTCCACCTATCAGGACAACCTCTACATGCTCTCGCTGTCACGCGGTGGCCCGACCATGTGGATGAGCCCAGGGGACGCTGCGAAAATCAATGTGCGCGACAACGATTGGGTGGAAGCCGTCAACGCCAACGGCATCTACGTGTGCCGGGCCATCGTCAGCCACCGGATGCCCGACGGTGTGGTGTTCGTCTACCACGTGCAGGAACGCACTGTGGACACACCGCGCACGGAGACCACGGGTAAGCGTGGCGGCAACCACAACGCGCTGACCCGGGTGCGCATCAAGCCCAGCCACCTCGCCGGCGGCTACGGACAGCACGCGTTCGCCTTCAACTACCTGGGTCCGACCGGCAATCAGCGCGACGAGGTGACCATCGTGCGCCGCCGCAGCCAGGAGGTCGCCTACTAA
- the narH gene encoding nitrate reductase subunit beta, producing the protein MKVMAQLAMVMNLDKCIGCHTCSVTCKQAWTNRSGTEYVWFNNVETRPGVGYPRTYEDQDRWRGGWIRDKKGRLRLRDGGRFAKLLRIFANPKLPTIGDYYEPWTYDYENLTTAPAGDTFPTAAPRSQISGRPMKIEWGVNWDDNLAGSTETMRDDPVLKKVNDEVKLALEETFMFYLPRICEHCLNPSCVASCPSGAMYKRSEDGIVLVDQDRCRGWRMCVSGCPYKKVYFNHKTGKAEKCTLCYPRMEVGLPTICSETCVGRLRYLGLVLYDVDRVLEAASVDKDTELYQAQCGVFLDPNDPNVIAAARAEGISDEWIEAAQRSPVYALINTYKVALPLHPEYRTMPMVWYIPPLSPVVDAVSREGHDGEDLGNLFGALEALRIPMQYLAELFTAGDTSVVEQVLRRLAAMRSYMRDINLGRETQPHIPHSVGMTEEEIYEMYRLLAIAKYEERYVIPTAYKAEARDLEQMAGCSLDGEGGPGMYEPGPVSGADAPVPVSVETFHTLKRRSAAAGSGNGQGSSRVNLLNWDGGEVPAGMFPKSSNETAH; encoded by the coding sequence ATGAAGGTGATGGCGCAACTGGCGATGGTGATGAACCTCGACAAGTGCATTGGCTGTCACACGTGTTCGGTCACCTGCAAGCAAGCCTGGACCAATCGCAGCGGCACCGAGTACGTGTGGTTCAACAACGTCGAAACCCGCCCGGGCGTCGGCTATCCGCGCACCTACGAAGACCAGGACCGCTGGCGCGGGGGTTGGATACGCGACAAGAAGGGCCGGCTGCGACTGCGTGACGGTGGGCGCTTCGCCAAGCTATTGCGCATTTTCGCCAACCCCAAGTTGCCCACCATCGGCGACTATTACGAGCCGTGGACCTACGACTACGAGAACCTCACCACGGCACCCGCGGGCGACACATTCCCGACCGCTGCACCGCGAAGCCAGATCAGCGGCAGACCGATGAAAATCGAGTGGGGGGTGAACTGGGACGACAACCTGGCCGGCTCGACCGAGACGATGCGCGACGACCCGGTGCTGAAGAAGGTCAACGACGAGGTCAAGCTCGCGCTCGAAGAGACTTTCATGTTCTACCTGCCGCGGATCTGCGAGCACTGCCTCAACCCGTCCTGCGTCGCATCCTGCCCGTCCGGTGCGATGTACAAGCGCAGCGAGGACGGCATCGTGCTTGTCGACCAGGACCGCTGCCGCGGCTGGCGGATGTGTGTGTCGGGATGCCCTTACAAGAAGGTGTATTTCAACCACAAGACCGGCAAAGCCGAAAAATGCACGTTGTGTTATCCGCGCATGGAGGTCGGGCTGCCGACGATCTGCTCGGAGACCTGCGTGGGGCGGCTGCGCTACCTCGGATTAGTGCTCTACGACGTCGACCGGGTGCTGGAGGCGGCGTCGGTGGACAAGGACACCGAGCTCTATCAGGCGCAGTGCGGGGTCTTCTTGGACCCGAACGACCCGAACGTGATCGCCGCCGCGCGCGCCGAAGGCATTTCCGACGAGTGGATCGAAGCCGCACAGCGCTCCCCGGTCTACGCGCTGATCAACACGTACAAGGTGGCGCTGCCCCTGCATCCGGAATACCGCACGATGCCGATGGTCTGGTACATCCCGCCGTTGTCGCCGGTGGTCGACGCGGTCAGCCGTGAAGGCCACGACGGGGAGGACCTGGGCAACCTGTTCGGCGCGTTGGAGGCGCTGCGTATCCCGATGCAGTACCTCGCCGAGCTGTTCACAGCAGGCGACACCAGCGTCGTCGAGCAGGTGCTGCGGCGATTGGCGGCAATGCGTTCCTACATGCGTGACATCAACCTTGGCCGCGAAACCCAGCCGCACATACCGCATTCCGTCGGGATGACCGAAGAAGAGATCTACGAGATGTACCGCCTGCTGGCGATAGCGAAATACGAAGAGCGCTACGTTATCCCGACCGCGTATAAAGCCGAGGCTCGCGATCTGGAACAGATGGCCGGGTGCTCGTTGGACGGCGAGGGCGGACCAGGCATGTACGAACCGGGTCCCGTCAGCGGAGCCGATGCGCCGGTGCCGGTCAGCGTGGAGACATTTCATACCCTCAAGCGGCGTTCGGCCGCCGCTGGGTCCGGCAACGGGCAGGGGTCGTCGCGGGTGAACCTGCTGAACTGGGACGGCGGTGAGGTTCCCGCCGGGATGTTTCCGAAGAGCAGCAATGAGACTGCGCACTAG
- the narJ gene encoding nitrate reductase molybdenum cofactor assembly chaperone gives MRLRTRAREPQLRDRLVWQAASLLLAYPDEQRDARLDTVERLLAHLDGTVAELLGRTTAALRATDVLTAAAEYVETFDMRRRSTMYLTYWTAGDTRNRGREMLAFASAYRDAGVEPPKNEAPDHLPVVLEFAATVDPEAGRRLLSEHRVPIDVLLRALRDAHSPYEHVIAAVCETLPPVTDQDVRRAHRLAQQGPPAEAVGLQPFTLTVPPKRTDGM, from the coding sequence ATGAGACTGCGCACTAGAGCACGAGAACCTCAGCTGCGTGACCGACTGGTGTGGCAGGCGGCCTCGCTGCTGCTGGCCTACCCCGACGAGCAACGCGATGCCCGGCTCGACACCGTCGAACGCCTGCTGGCCCACCTGGACGGGACCGTCGCCGAGTTGCTCGGGCGTACGACAGCCGCGCTGCGTGCCACCGATGTACTGACTGCTGCCGCCGAATACGTCGAAACGTTCGATATGCGCCGTCGTTCGACGATGTACCTGACCTACTGGACGGCGGGCGACACCCGCAACCGGGGTCGCGAAATGCTGGCTTTTGCCTCGGCGTACCGCGACGCCGGTGTCGAACCACCGAAGAACGAAGCACCCGACCACCTACCGGTCGTGCTCGAATTCGCCGCGACGGTTGACCCCGAAGCGGGGCGCAGACTGCTCAGCGAACACCGGGTGCCCATTGACGTGCTGCTGCGGGCGTTGCGGGATGCGCACTCACCGTACGAACACGTGATCGCTGCGGTGTGCGAAACGCTTCCCCCGGTCACCGACCAGGATGTGCGGCGCGCACACCGGCTGGCGCAGCAGGGCCCGCCCGCGGAAGCCGTTGGTTTGCAACCTTTTACCTTGACCGTGCCGCCCAAGCGAACTGACGGAATGTGA
- a CDS encoding PPOX class F420-dependent oxidoreductase: MGRHVFDDKLLAVISGNSIGVLATIKRDGRPQLSNVQYYFDPRKLVIQVSITEPRAKTRNLRRDPRASILVSADDGWAYAVAEGTAELTPPAAARDDDTVEALIMLYRNIAGEHPDWDEYRDAMVTDRRVLLTLPITHVYGMPPGIR; this comes from the coding sequence ATGGGACGCCACGTGTTCGACGACAAGCTGCTGGCCGTGATTAGCGGGAACTCCATCGGCGTGTTGGCCACCATCAAGCGTGACGGGCGCCCCCAGCTGTCGAACGTGCAGTACTACTTCGACCCTCGCAAACTTGTCATACAGGTTTCGATCACCGAGCCGCGAGCCAAGACCCGCAACCTGCGCCGTGACCCCCGGGCCTCGATCCTGGTCAGCGCCGACGACGGATGGGCCTATGCCGTCGCGGAGGGCACCGCGGAGTTGACCCCGCCGGCCGCCGCGCGCGATGACGATACCGTCGAGGCGCTGATCATGTTGTACCGCAACATCGCTGGCGAACATCCGGATTGGGACGAGTACCGTGACGCGATGGTCACCGACCGGCGCGTGCTGCTGACATTGCCGATCACGCACGTGTACGGCATGCCGCCCGGCATCCGCTGA
- a CDS encoding DUF1697 domain-containing protein encodes MTRYAAFLRGVNVGGVNLKMAEVAAALTAAGFSAVRTLLASGNVLLESPSEAGVVRRKAEAALRETFGYDAWVLVYDVDAVRAIVDGYPFESDKAGYQSYVTFVSDRAVLDELAALQARPDEKISRGPDVAGVIYWQVAKGATLDSTIGKTMGKPRYKPSTTTRNLRTLTKVLQMAAS; translated from the coding sequence ATGACGCGCTACGCGGCTTTTCTGCGCGGCGTCAACGTCGGCGGCGTCAACCTCAAGATGGCCGAGGTGGCCGCCGCGCTGACCGCCGCGGGATTCAGCGCCGTGCGCACGCTCTTGGCCAGCGGCAACGTGTTGCTGGAGTCGCCTTCCGAGGCCGGTGTGGTGCGACGGAAAGCCGAAGCCGCGTTGCGCGAGACGTTCGGTTACGACGCATGGGTGCTGGTTTACGACGTCGACGCCGTTCGCGCGATCGTCGACGGCTACCCGTTCGAATCCGACAAAGCCGGATACCAGTCCTACGTCACGTTCGTCAGCGACCGCGCCGTGCTCGACGAACTTGCCGCACTGCAGGCACGACCCGACGAGAAGATCAGCCGCGGCCCCGACGTTGCGGGCGTCATCTACTGGCAGGTCGCCAAGGGTGCCACCCTGGACAGCACCATCGGCAAGACCATGGGCAAGCCCCGCTATAAGCCGTCGACGACCACCCGCAACCTGCGCACGCTGACCAAGGTGCTGCAGATGGCGGCCAGCTGA
- a CDS encoding HhH-GPD-type base excision DNA repair protein, producing the protein MPKLQLAQDAAADALLGSNPFALLVGMLLDQQVPMETAFAGPKKIADRMGRFDATEIANYDPDKFAALCAQRPAIHRFPGSMAKRIQELAQVIADRYAGDAAALWTAGDPDGHEVLRRLKELPGFGEQKARIFLALLGKQYGVTPAGWRAAAGDYGKAGTHMSVADVVDARSLEQVRSHKKQLKAAKTATPTLRRKVAT; encoded by the coding sequence GTGCCCAAACTGCAGCTCGCTCAGGACGCGGCCGCCGACGCGCTGCTGGGGTCAAACCCTTTCGCCTTGCTCGTGGGGATGCTGCTCGACCAGCAGGTGCCGATGGAGACCGCGTTCGCGGGACCGAAGAAAATCGCCGACCGCATGGGCCGCTTCGACGCGACCGAGATCGCCAACTACGACCCGGACAAGTTCGCCGCGCTGTGCGCTCAGCGGCCTGCCATCCACCGCTTTCCGGGGTCGATGGCCAAGCGGATCCAGGAGCTGGCACAGGTGATAGCGGACCGCTACGCCGGTGACGCGGCCGCGCTGTGGACCGCCGGTGACCCCGACGGTCACGAGGTGCTGCGCCGGCTCAAGGAGTTACCCGGGTTCGGTGAGCAGAAGGCGCGGATCTTCCTGGCCTTGCTGGGCAAGCAGTATGGCGTGACCCCGGCGGGCTGGCGGGCGGCGGCGGGAGACTACGGCAAGGCCGGAACGCACATGTCGGTGGCCGATGTCGTCGACGCCCGCTCACTCGAACAGGTGCGATCACACAAGAAGCAGCTGAAGGCGGCCAAAACGGCGACTCCGACGCTGAGGCGAAAGGTGGCAACGTGA
- a CDS encoding DUF5302 domain-containing protein, producing the protein MAALKPGPDSTSDDETKRKFREALDHKKQKSASGSDHKDAGAKQPRAHGPMESRREFRRKSG; encoded by the coding sequence ATGGCTGCATTGAAGCCCGGCCCCGACTCCACGTCGGACGACGAGACCAAGCGCAAGTTCCGCGAAGCCCTGGACCACAAGAAGCAGAAGTCGGCGTCCGGATCAGACCACAAAGACGCCGGCGCCAAGCAGCCGCGGGCTCACGGGCCGATGGAAAGCCGCCGGGAATTTCGGCGCAAGAGCGGTTAG
- a CDS encoding (deoxy)nucleoside triphosphate pyrophosphohydrolase, with product MPNQIIVAGAIIADCTLLVAQRDRPPELAGRWELPGGKVRAGETEPEALARELAEELGVEVAVGERLGGDIDLDSTATLRAYRVELIGGRPHPREHRALRWVTAAELHAVDWVPADRGWLAALADAL from the coding sequence ATGCCGAACCAGATCATCGTCGCCGGAGCCATCATCGCCGACTGCACGCTGTTGGTGGCACAACGGGACCGTCCGCCGGAATTGGCCGGGCGCTGGGAACTGCCCGGCGGCAAGGTCAGGGCAGGTGAAACCGAGCCCGAGGCGCTGGCGCGCGAATTAGCCGAGGAACTGGGTGTCGAGGTGGCGGTCGGCGAGCGGCTGGGCGGCGACATCGACCTCGACTCCACGGCGACGCTGCGGGCATATCGGGTCGAGCTGATCGGCGGCCGGCCCCACCCTCGCGAGCACCGCGCGCTGCGCTGGGTGACGGCCGCCGAGCTGCACGCCGTTGACTGGGTACCCGCCGACCGGGGATGGCTGGCGGCGCTGGCCGACGCCCTGTAA
- a CDS encoding mannosyltransferase, with amino-acid sequence MWIAKVGQIDTTAAAPAATTIRRQAIPLGAAAPVLLCLSIAARLAWTYLAPNGANFVDLHVYLGAAATLDHPGSLYSYVYADQTPDFPLPFTYPPFAAVVFYPLHFLPFGLVALLWTIGTMAALYGVVRISQRLLGVPAGSGQPVAMCWTAVSIWIEPLRSTFDYGQINVLLVLAGLWAVYTTRWWLSGLLVGLAAGIKLTPAITGLYFIGVRRWGTAVFSAVVFAASVAVSALVVGDQVRYYFTDLLRDTDRVGPICTTFNQSWRGAICRIFGHDTGYDPLVLAAILLTAILALLAWRALSNGAGAPDRLGMVLVVELFGLLLSPISWTHHWVWLVPLMVWLFHGPLSERRGARILGWGWLALTIVGVPWLLSFAQPTIWQASRPWYLAWGGLVYVVATLATLAWIALSGRRTVNPACRRSR; translated from the coding sequence CTGTGGATCGCTAAAGTCGGGCAGATAGACACCACCGCGGCCGCCCCGGCGGCAACCACCATCCGCCGGCAGGCGATCCCCCTGGGAGCTGCCGCGCCGGTGCTGCTGTGCCTGAGCATCGCGGCACGACTGGCCTGGACCTACCTGGCGCCCAACGGCGCCAACTTCGTGGACCTACACGTTTACCTCGGTGCCGCGGCCACACTCGACCATCCAGGCAGCCTGTACAGCTACGTCTACGCCGACCAGACGCCTGATTTTCCGCTGCCGTTCACCTACCCCCCGTTCGCGGCAGTGGTCTTCTACCCACTGCACTTCCTGCCGTTCGGCCTGGTCGCTTTGTTGTGGACGATCGGAACCATGGCCGCGCTTTACGGCGTGGTTCGCATCAGCCAGCGCTTGCTCGGCGTGCCGGCCGGCAGCGGTCAGCCGGTGGCCATGTGCTGGACTGCGGTGTCGATCTGGATCGAGCCGCTGCGGAGCACGTTCGACTACGGTCAGATCAACGTCTTGCTGGTGCTGGCCGGGCTCTGGGCGGTCTACACCACACGCTGGTGGTTGTCGGGCCTGCTGGTTGGGCTGGCCGCCGGGATCAAGCTGACCCCGGCGATCACCGGCCTCTATTTCATCGGGGTACGACGTTGGGGCACGGCGGTGTTTTCGGCCGTCGTCTTTGCGGCCAGCGTCGCGGTGTCGGCGCTCGTTGTCGGAGATCAGGTCCGCTACTACTTCACCGACTTGCTTCGCGACACCGACCGGGTCGGGCCGATCTGCACGACGTTCAATCAGTCCTGGCGCGGGGCCATCTGCCGGATCTTCGGCCACGACACCGGCTATGACCCGCTGGTGCTGGCGGCGATCCTGCTCACCGCGATACTGGCCCTGCTGGCCTGGCGGGCACTGAGCAACGGCGCCGGGGCGCCGGACCGGCTGGGCATGGTGCTCGTGGTGGAGTTGTTCGGGCTACTGCTGTCACCGATCTCGTGGACCCACCACTGGGTATGGCTGGTCCCGTTGATGGTGTGGCTGTTTCACGGCCCGCTATCCGAACGCCGTGGCGCACGGATTTTGGGCTGGGGCTGGCTCGCGCTGACCATCGTCGGTGTGCCGTGGCTGCTGAGCTTCGCGCAGCCGACGATCTGGCAGGCCAGCCGGCCGTGGTATCTGGCCTGGGGCGGGCTGGTCTACGTCGTGGCCACGCTGGCCACGCTGGCGTGGATCGCCCTGAGCGGACGGCGGACGGTCAACCCGGCTTGCCGACGATCGCGTTGA